From Spirochaetales bacterium, a single genomic window includes:
- a CDS encoding GerMN domain-containing protein, producing the protein MKMKLTIEHYLYITAGFLLLILVISLIAFGVQKGDRTRRVLFFPEIFSGKLNGEVRYIKQQKDLEHNISAFIDELCLGPSLPNLSRLFPKETRLLSLLIDDTHIYLNFSREMIFPDSTIKLDTNSILKALIGNIDYNFSRVKTVSIYMNGEPVVPDSGIAYEGDEFETKVEFYSGLLK; encoded by the coding sequence ATGAAAATGAAATTAACCATCGAACACTATCTATACATAACGGCGGGCTTCCTCCTTCTGATTCTTGTCATTTCACTTATCGCGTTCGGTGTACAGAAGGGGGACAGGACGCGAAGGGTACTTTTTTTCCCGGAGATATTTTCGGGAAAATTGAACGGCGAAGTGCGTTATATAAAACAGCAGAAGGATCTCGAACATAATATCAGCGCCTTTATCGATGAACTCTGTCTCGGGCCTTCTCTGCCGAATCTTTCGCGGCTGTTTCCCAAAGAAACCCGTCTTCTCTCCCTGCTTATCGATGACACCCACATATACCTCAATTTTTCACGTGAAATGATATTCCCTGACTCGACAATAAAACTCGATACGAACAGCATACTGAAAGCACTTATCGGAAATATCGATTATAATTTCTCACGCGTGAAGACTGTTTCAATCTATATGAACGGCGAACCGGTTGTGCCTGATTCCGGAATAGCGTATGAGGGGGATGAATTCGAAACAAAAGTCGAATTCTATTCGGGGCTGCTGAAATAA
- a CDS encoding methyltransferase domain-containing protein, translating to MGKKEQGAIQARCVYPSQNMGGARIVTGIFLQVRLNSTRLPRKALLPLKSGNVIAFAMRALRKVSADHYVLLTDAESAPELSHYAETEGFGLFIGPQDDVLLRFCMAARRYGVTRVVRATGDNPLVSPLLARRILDIHTEAGADLSHYIGIPIGTGVEVVEAAALFRSEKDTRDPFEREHMTTHIYRNRNRYRVLEKQAPPEYVMPSARVTLDTEEDYRWIVRLVDELYRSRPMEPDEVIRWLREHDKKAGNKKAAFSGKRVLLVPSMISGGGIGHFKRCAALLHNGDINAFLYIPEKNTDAAAVTGMGRERLVFSLKETPSWDLIVIDGRATTKEQYETMSAYGITAAVDEGGSARPFIPYLVDTLLTVRSGGKRNGPNITAQTVPAAERRKKSFVFPFQTILISFGGDDPGSLSKKIADTLIGDGFYKPEAVTIVRGPRFSSQKWPAGVRIIDNPESMEHLYPEHDCLITHFGLTCFEALAAGVPVILFNPSNYHKRLTGHYRLPHIGVHKPDIGKLRRLLASGNTFQRVLDDYRINSENDFPSLLSIINDMYPTGNASCPLCGRVGNKVIARFPEKSYFLCSGCRIIHAVFFRKEEQRYDRDYFFSGYRKQYGKTYLEDFRAIKESGARRIRIIKKLLRAVTNPFLLDIGCAYGPFLDAAAGEGFRCRGIDICEDAVVHVRETLGIDCDVCDFTEKDDRLFPNGETYDTVSMWFVIEHFQNTSEILIKVNRLLKPGGFFAFSTPSASGISARKDLRSFLCRNPSDHFTLWKPRMVKSVLKRFGFTVRKIVITGHHPERFPGMKDIDKNPKKMLNRCLILGSRAAGLGDTFEVYAEKVRGVL from the coding sequence GTGGGTAAAAAAGAACAGGGAGCGATTCAGGCTCGATGCGTTTACCCTTCTCAAAACATGGGAGGTGCCAGAATAGTCACCGGTATTTTTTTACAGGTCCGGCTTAATTCGACACGTCTTCCACGAAAAGCCCTGCTTCCGCTCAAGTCGGGAAATGTGATTGCCTTTGCGATGAGGGCTCTCCGGAAGGTTTCCGCGGATCATTATGTTCTCCTCACCGACGCGGAAAGCGCACCCGAGCTTTCACACTATGCGGAAACCGAAGGTTTCGGACTTTTTATAGGTCCGCAAGACGATGTCCTGCTTCGATTTTGTATGGCCGCACGCCGCTATGGAGTAACGAGGGTGGTGAGGGCAACAGGCGATAACCCCCTTGTTTCACCGCTGCTTGCCAGACGGATCTTGGATATTCATACCGAAGCCGGTGCCGACCTGAGTCATTATATCGGTATTCCAATAGGAACCGGGGTCGAAGTCGTCGAAGCGGCGGCCCTTTTTCGTTCGGAAAAAGATACAAGGGATCCGTTCGAACGCGAACATATGACCACGCATATTTATCGAAACAGAAACAGGTATCGTGTTCTCGAAAAGCAGGCACCTCCGGAATATGTGATGCCGTCCGCGAGGGTCACTCTTGATACCGAAGAAGACTACAGATGGATCGTGAGGCTCGTCGATGAATTATACCGTTCGAGACCGATGGAGCCTGATGAGGTGATTCGCTGGCTGCGGGAACACGATAAGAAGGCCGGAAATAAAAAAGCGGCCTTTTCCGGAAAGCGGGTGCTGCTTGTTCCCTCGATGATTTCCGGAGGGGGTATCGGACATTTCAAGCGGTGCGCGGCGCTTCTTCACAACGGAGATATCAATGCCTTTCTCTATATTCCAGAAAAAAATACCGATGCGGCCGCTGTCACCGGAATGGGCCGGGAGAGGCTCGTTTTTTCACTGAAAGAAACGCCGTCATGGGATCTCATTGTTATCGACGGGCGCGCTACGACAAAAGAACAATATGAAACGATGTCGGCGTACGGTATAACAGCCGCCGTCGATGAGGGAGGTTCCGCACGCCCGTTCATTCCATATCTTGTCGACACGTTGTTGACGGTACGGTCAGGCGGAAAAAGAAATGGCCCGAATATCACGGCTCAAACGGTTCCCGCGGCCGAGAGAAGAAAAAAAAGCTTTGTTTTTCCGTTTCAAACGATACTTATATCATTCGGCGGAGACGATCCGGGTTCTCTCAGCAAAAAAATAGCCGATACCCTGATCGGAGACGGATTCTACAAACCGGAAGCAGTCACGATTGTCAGGGGTCCCCGCTTTTCAAGCCAAAAGTGGCCGGCAGGGGTACGAATTATCGATAATCCTGAATCGATGGAACACCTTTACCCGGAACATGATTGCCTCATCACCCACTTCGGACTTACCTGTTTCGAAGCACTTGCAGCCGGAGTCCCCGTTATCCTTTTTAATCCGTCGAACTACCATAAACGGCTTACCGGTCATTACCGGCTTCCCCATATCGGTGTACATAAACCGGATATCGGGAAATTACGGCGGCTTCTTGCTTCAGGGAATACCTTCCAACGCGTGCTGGATGATTATCGCATCAACTCAGAAAACGATTTCCCGTCACTGCTTTCGATTATAAATGACATGTATCCGACGGGAAACGCCTCGTGTCCGCTATGCGGCAGGGTGGGCAATAAGGTCATCGCCCGGTTTCCGGAAAAATCGTATTTTCTCTGTTCGGGCTGCCGTATTATCCATGCCGTTTTTTTCCGTAAAGAGGAACAGCGGTACGACAGGGACTATTTTTTTTCCGGGTACAGAAAACAGTACGGAAAGACATACCTCGAGGATTTCAGGGCGATAAAGGAATCGGGAGCAAGACGAATACGGATTATCAAAAAGCTTCTTCGGGCCGTCACGAACCCTTTTCTTCTGGATATCGGCTGTGCGTACGGGCCGTTTCTGGATGCTGCGGCTGGTGAAGGTTTCCGATGCAGGGGAATCGACATATGTGAGGATGCGGTAGTTCATGTAAGAGAGACCCTCGGGATCGACTGCGATGTCTGTGATTTTACCGAAAAGGACGACCGCCTGTTTCCCAACGGCGAAACATACGATACCGTGTCAATGTGGTTTGTGATCGAGCATTTTCAAAACACCTCGGAGATACTCATCAAGGTGAACCGTCTGTTAAAACCTGGAGGATTTTTTGCGTTTTCGACCCCCAGTGCTTCGGGAATTTCGGCAAGAAAAGACTTACGATCGTTTTTATGCCGGAATCCGTCCGATCACTTTACCCTCTGGAAACCGCGCATGGTAAAAAGCGTACTGAAACGTTTCGGCTTTACGGTCAGAAAAATCGTCATTACCGGCCACCACCCCGAACGGTTCCCAGGGATGAAGGATATTGATAAAAACCCGAAAAAGATGCTTAATAGATGTTTGATACTTGGAAGCAGGGCGGCAGGACTGGGTGATACGTTCGAAGTATATGCGGAAAAGGTAAGGGGCGTGTTATGA
- a CDS encoding ATP-grasp domain-containing protein — MRKTVFILGGSTMQLPSIRIAKEKGWRVIVADGNPRAEGRALADHFAHIDLKDLAAMEKTARYYNELFGLNGIFTAGTDFSTTVAYVAQKLNLPGIPYEAACNATDKAQMRSVLKAGGVPCPDFFIADKTADPHSILRSLRLPLVVKPVDNMGARGVRRVDSAEELGSAIGNAVFHSRSGRAIVEEFIDGRELSLDAIIYDNTITVCGIADRHICFPPYFVEMGHTMPTSLPETEIARVEDVFKRGIRALGIVNGAAKGDIKVTAGGPVIVEIAARLSGGYMSGWTFPYSSGIEVTEAALHIAMGLPPGRLATMERNVSAERAFISIPGMINSISGYDEAGKSPHIMTTFCRVGPGDTVVFPRNNVEKCGNVISKAPLREEAIVCAEEAVRKIIIRLEPDNRITEDFLFSRSGEPWVNTISAFTLDDPENRNAFEMMIPFICDDKIGKQESITVLPLPSIGDETVRNWHGELMKDAITTLVRIAGIEFEGEGRHGSCILGKSFWRAFLKGGIQGGLYIIDSLKRAFERNLSCKQRLISWED; from the coding sequence ATGAGAAAAACGGTTTTTATTCTCGGCGGTTCGACCATGCAGCTTCCGTCGATCAGAATCGCAAAAGAAAAGGGGTGGCGGGTCATCGTCGCCGACGGAAATCCCCGGGCGGAGGGGAGAGCCCTTGCCGATCATTTTGCCCATATCGATCTGAAAGACTTGGCGGCAATGGAAAAAACAGCCCGGTATTACAATGAACTCTTCGGGCTTAACGGAATCTTTACGGCCGGGACCGATTTCTCGACGACCGTTGCTTATGTCGCTCAGAAACTCAACCTTCCCGGTATTCCCTACGAAGCCGCCTGTAATGCGACGGACAAAGCACAGATGCGGTCCGTGCTGAAAGCCGGCGGCGTCCCGTGCCCCGACTTTTTCATCGCGGATAAAACCGCCGATCCGCATTCGATACTGAGGTCACTCCGGCTTCCGCTTGTAGTAAAACCGGTCGATAACATGGGCGCCAGGGGTGTCAGGCGCGTTGATTCGGCGGAAGAGCTCGGGTCTGCAATCGGCAACGCGGTTTTTCATTCCCGTTCGGGCAGAGCGATAGTCGAGGAGTTCATCGACGGCCGGGAATTGAGTCTGGATGCGATCATTTACGACAATACCATCACCGTCTGCGGGATTGCGGACCGGCATATCTGTTTTCCTCCGTATTTTGTTGAGATGGGTCATACCATGCCCACGTCACTTCCCGAAACAGAAATCGCCAGGGTGGAAGACGTGTTTAAACGGGGAATACGGGCACTCGGGATCGTCAATGGCGCAGCCAAAGGGGATATCAAGGTGACGGCCGGCGGACCGGTCATTGTGGAAATTGCGGCGCGGCTTTCGGGCGGTTATATGTCCGGCTGGACGTTTCCCTATTCTTCCGGTATTGAAGTGACGGAAGCGGCACTCCACATCGCCATGGGCCTTCCGCCCGGACGACTGGCCACTATGGAAAGGAATGTGTCTGCGGAAAGGGCCTTTATCTCGATCCCCGGAATGATCAATTCGATATCGGGTTATGATGAAGCGGGGAAATCTCCTCATATCATGACGACGTTCTGCAGGGTAGGCCCGGGCGATACGGTCGTGTTTCCCAGAAACAATGTCGAAAAATGCGGTAACGTCATCTCAAAAGCCCCCTTGCGCGAAGAGGCTATCGTATGCGCCGAGGAAGCGGTACGGAAGATCATTATCAGGCTCGAGCCGGACAACAGGATAACGGAAGACTTCCTTTTCTCCCGCTCGGGTGAACCGTGGGTGAATACGATTTCCGCATTCACCCTTGATGATCCGGAAAACAGAAACGCATTCGAAATGATGATCCCGTTTATATGTGACGATAAAATCGGAAAACAGGAATCGATCACAGTACTTCCACTCCCTTCGATCGGGGACGAAACCGTGAGGAACTGGCACGGTGAACTCATGAAAGATGCGATAACGACATTGGTTCGGATTGCGGGCATTGAATTCGAAGGGGAAGGCCGTCACGGTTCATGCATCCTGGGAAAAAGTTTCTGGCGGGCATTTTTAAAAGGAGGAATTCAGGGCGGCCTTTATATCATCGATTCACTGAAACGCGCTTTTGAGCGAAATCTTTCCTGTAAACAAAGGTTGATATCGTGGGAAGATTAA
- a CDS encoding N-acetylmuramoyl-L-alanine amidase yields the protein MGRLKPHILFSLGVIVTITTSFLYAGEEDLIEMETFLKEQNARLLWNPVTDSGMITKKGSTVSFKPGASWILFDYRELKSIKKISRENGRIVIPASTAAAITSYFTRVEKERLSSPHVEVILIDPGHGGKDPGALYTHKTKNGTFTLYEKDLTLKVALTLDSLFRNRYPEKKIILTRRTDMYLKLEERVEIANDLEVEDYEAVVYISIHFNASFNKNAKGYEVWYLPSDYRRNLIDEKDAETEEKDIIPILNTMLEEEYTLESITLATDILGGLDAVLGNVTINRGMKEESWFVVRNARMPSVLLELGFITNSDEAVLLSDPGYLNKCSTGIYNGICTFINRFEQTKGFTQ from the coding sequence GTGGGAAGATTAAAACCTCACATACTTTTTTCACTCGGCGTCATTGTGACGATAACCACATCCTTCCTTTATGCCGGGGAAGAGGATCTGATTGAAATGGAAACGTTTCTGAAGGAACAGAATGCGCGGCTATTATGGAATCCAGTCACCGATTCGGGGATGATCACGAAAAAAGGGAGTACCGTTTCATTCAAACCCGGCGCTTCCTGGATTCTCTTCGATTACCGGGAGTTGAAGTCGATTAAAAAAATATCAAGAGAAAACGGCAGGATTGTAATACCCGCTTCAACCGCCGCGGCAATCACCTCGTATTTCACCCGCGTGGAAAAAGAACGCTTATCATCGCCGCATGTCGAGGTGATCCTCATCGACCCCGGTCACGGCGGCAAGGATCCCGGCGCCCTTTATACTCACAAGACAAAGAATGGTACCTTTACCCTGTACGAAAAAGATTTGACACTCAAAGTCGCTTTGACGCTTGATTCCCTTTTCAGAAACAGGTACCCTGAAAAGAAAATTATCCTCACCCGCCGGACGGATATGTATCTGAAACTCGAAGAACGTGTTGAAATAGCCAATGACCTTGAAGTGGAGGATTATGAGGCGGTCGTCTATATATCAATTCATTTCAATGCGTCGTTTAATAAAAATGCAAAAGGTTATGAAGTCTGGTATCTCCCTTCGGATTACAGGCGGAATCTTATCGATGAAAAAGATGCAGAAACCGAAGAAAAGGATATTATTCCCATCCTCAACACGATGCTGGAAGAAGAATATACACTTGAAAGTATCACCCTTGCCACAGACATTCTCGGCGGTCTCGATGCCGTGTTGGGCAATGTCACGATCAACAGGGGGATGAAAGAGGAATCGTGGTTCGTCGTTCGAAACGCACGAATGCCCTCCGTTCTTCTTGAACTTGGATTTATCACCAACAGTGACGAAGCCGTGCTGTTAAGTGATCCCGGCTACTTGAATAAATGCTCCACCGGCATATATAATGGCATCTGTACATTTATAAATCGGTTTGAACAGACAAAAGGATTTACCCAATGA
- a CDS encoding spiro-SPASM protein, giving the protein MKNVAVINGISCTRFTYETLIDGKNAFDAVLAYAGALPHVEKVVLLGNMDTIAQPSCEAITKASWNVGELLHSLKEVSKGCDVIFYCYADCPYLDAGLAGKMYRHHKQSLADYTCSDGYPYGLTPELISHDIISRLITLSGEGKDTITRESIFNLIKTDINAFDIETELAPKDLRLLRVSLTADTKRNFMLLERLASEKATSEPSIIRLLDENPMILRTLPAYYSIQISEPCPQTCTYCPYPLIAGEVRKKTGYMSYKHFKSILDDIETFSDDAVIGLSLWGEPALHPEIASLAGEVLKRKSLSLVIETSGIGWNESVLKEIARYGKKQCSWIVSLDAWSKEIYRMLRGEGYEEAYRTVSILREINPKQVYVQAVRMKDNEDDLEQFYKNWHKETENVIVQKYDAFSEFLPDKKVTDLSPLNRFPCWHVKREMAVLIDGTVPLCREDIRREHILGNVFEDSIDSIWNTGESFYRLHTGKDYPDICKRCDEYYTYNF; this is encoded by the coding sequence ATGAAAAATGTCGCCGTCATTAATGGGATATCCTGCACGCGTTTTACTTATGAAACGCTGATAGACGGGAAAAATGCTTTTGATGCCGTACTCGCATACGCCGGGGCGCTGCCCCATGTCGAAAAAGTGGTTCTGCTTGGTAACATGGATACCATTGCACAACCTTCCTGTGAAGCTATAACGAAAGCGTCCTGGAATGTCGGAGAACTTCTCCATTCACTCAAAGAGGTTTCAAAGGGATGTGACGTTATTTTTTATTGTTATGCCGATTGTCCGTATCTCGATGCCGGCCTTGCCGGAAAAATGTATCGTCACCATAAACAGTCACTCGCAGATTATACCTGTTCAGACGGCTATCCATACGGACTCACACCCGAACTTATCTCTCATGATATTATTTCCAGACTGATAACCCTTTCCGGTGAGGGAAAAGATACCATCACAAGAGAAAGCATCTTTAACCTGATAAAAACCGACATTAATGCCTTTGATATTGAAACTGAACTCGCCCCGAAAGATTTACGTCTTCTCAGAGTCTCTCTTACCGCCGATACAAAACGAAACTTCATGCTGCTCGAGCGACTTGCATCCGAAAAGGCAACATCCGAACCTTCTATCATACGCCTCCTCGATGAAAATCCCATGATATTGCGGACATTACCCGCATATTATTCAATCCAGATTTCAGAACCATGTCCACAGACGTGTACCTATTGTCCCTATCCCCTGATCGCGGGGGAGGTCAGGAAAAAAACCGGATATATGTCGTATAAGCATTTCAAGTCTATACTCGACGATATCGAAACTTTTTCTGATGATGCGGTGATCGGACTTTCACTCTGGGGCGAACCCGCGCTGCATCCCGAAATTGCTTCGCTCGCCGGAGAAGTGCTGAAAAGGAAGTCCCTCTCGCTTGTGATCGAAACCTCGGGTATCGGATGGAACGAATCCGTATTAAAAGAGATCGCGCGGTACGGTAAAAAACAATGTTCCTGGATCGTGAGTCTCGATGCATGGTCAAAGGAAATATACAGGATGCTGCGGGGAGAAGGTTATGAGGAGGCATACAGGACGGTATCGATATTGCGTGAAATAAATCCAAAACAGGTCTATGTCCAGGCTGTTAGGATGAAAGATAACGAGGATGATCTCGAACAATTCTATAAAAACTGGCATAAAGAGACGGAGAATGTGATAGTCCAAAAATATGACGCGTTTTCCGAATTCCTGCCCGATAAAAAGGTTACCGATCTTTCTCCGCTTAATCGTTTCCCATGTTGGCATGTAAAACGGGAGATGGCTGTATTGATTGACGGTACCGTTCCTCTGTGCCGAGAGGATATCAGGCGGGAACATATCCTGGGAAACGTGTTTGAGGATTCCATTGATTCGATATGGAATACCGGCGAAAGTTTTTACCGGCTTCATACCGGAAAGGATTATCCCGATATATGCAAACGATGCGATGAGTACTATACCTATAACTTCTGA